From a region of the Streptomyces sp. B21-083 genome:
- a CDS encoding PD-(D/E)XK nuclease-like domain-containing protein: MTTTIEPQADTAPALGMHNDLSNEAYHADVTSLSSSGARKLLPPSCPAKFRYEQDNPQPASKTFDYGNAAHKKVLGNGPELVVIEHDTWNTKDAKAAVAEARERGAIPLKQHEMDMVDAMAAAIRRHPLAAALLDPAYGAPEQSGFWIDEASGIRRRVRFDWLPSIQEGRLIIPDYKTTSDASNEAMQKDIDKYGYNQQADWYETGARALNLGGIDAELLLIAQEKKAPYLVNVIGIEFGSRVIAEAKNRRAIETFAECTASGYWPGYADNEPNYLALPGYAENRDKELYL; encoded by the coding sequence GTGACCACCACCATCGAGCCGCAAGCCGACACTGCGCCCGCGCTGGGCATGCACAACGACCTCTCGAACGAGGCCTACCACGCGGACGTGACGTCCCTGTCGTCGTCCGGCGCCCGGAAGCTGCTGCCGCCGTCCTGCCCCGCCAAATTCCGCTATGAGCAGGACAACCCGCAGCCGGCGTCCAAGACGTTCGACTACGGCAACGCCGCCCACAAGAAGGTGCTCGGCAACGGGCCCGAACTCGTCGTCATCGAGCACGACACCTGGAACACCAAGGACGCCAAGGCTGCAGTCGCCGAAGCTCGCGAGCGCGGCGCCATCCCACTCAAGCAGCACGAGATGGACATGGTCGACGCGATGGCCGCCGCCATCCGCCGGCACCCGCTCGCCGCCGCCCTCCTCGACCCCGCCTACGGGGCGCCCGAGCAGTCCGGGTTCTGGATCGACGAGGCGTCCGGGATCAGGCGGCGCGTCCGCTTCGACTGGCTGCCGTCCATTCAGGAAGGCCGCCTGATCATCCCCGACTACAAGACCACGTCGGACGCCAGCAACGAGGCGATGCAGAAGGACATCGACAAGTACGGCTACAACCAGCAAGCCGACTGGTACGAGACCGGAGCACGCGCCCTGAACCTGGGCGGCATCGACGCCGAACTCCTCCTGATCGCACAGGAGAAGAAGGCCCCGTACCTCGTGAACGTCATCGGCATCGAGTTCGGCTCCCGCGTCATCGCCGAGGCCAAGAACCGCCGCGCCATCGAGACCTTCGCCGAGTGCACCGCCTCCGGCTACTGGCCCGGCTACGCCGACAACGAGCCCAACTACCTCGCCCTGCCCGGATATGCGGAGAACCGCGACAAGGAGCTTTACCTGTGA
- a CDS encoding helix-turn-helix transcriptional regulator: MTATFGKWLRSARIEAGLSQRQVAEAVAPHGFHWLQSKIAKIEGGDLTPRLDEAVALVAVFDTTLDVALGLKLDSPISLAAQQARSAASRLVLLQQIRASIDAEIGGTS, translated from the coding sequence ATGACCGCCACGTTCGGGAAGTGGCTGCGCTCGGCGCGTATCGAGGCCGGGCTGTCGCAGCGGCAGGTCGCCGAGGCCGTGGCGCCGCACGGCTTCCACTGGCTTCAGTCGAAGATCGCCAAGATCGAGGGCGGGGATCTGACGCCCCGGCTCGATGAGGCCGTGGCGCTGGTGGCCGTTTTCGATACGACGCTCGATGTCGCGCTCGGGTTGAAGCTCGACAGCCCGATCAGCCTGGCCGCGCAACAGGCCCGGTCGGCGGCGAGTCGTCTGGTTCTGCTTCAGCAGATCCGCGCGTCCATCGACGCGGAGATCGGCGGCACCTCATGA
- a CDS encoding DNA replication protein DnaD: MLPILPSNEQSPFDSIRRIRPDGSEYWSAREVQPLMGYPRWQDFQRPIERALATARNTGMDTAEHFRGSPENSSARVGRPRKDFELTRGAAYLVAMNGDPNKNEVAAAQLYFAERTRQAELAHSPFMVPSTFAGALELAARQARELESVRAENTDLVATNAKLSPKARVADQYEANPGITPTVFHKAHFPGVGERDFFEHLYRKDYLLDQRNTRWDDRKQEWKDGTEHAHPTAKGKRYFYLAPRLDRNGVRRQQTLVIPGEAELDLVAALERDGLPSRNRPALPGADVVELSQQRRIGGVR; encoded by the coding sequence GTGCTCCCCATCCTCCCATCGAACGAGCAGTCCCCGTTCGACAGCATCCGCCGCATCCGGCCGGATGGCTCCGAGTACTGGAGCGCCCGCGAGGTCCAGCCCCTCATGGGCTACCCGCGCTGGCAGGACTTCCAGCGGCCGATCGAGCGCGCCCTCGCCACCGCCCGCAACACGGGCATGGACACGGCCGAGCACTTCAGGGGATCCCCTGAAAACTCCTCCGCTCGCGTCGGCCGCCCCCGCAAAGACTTCGAGCTGACGCGGGGTGCCGCCTACCTGGTGGCCATGAACGGCGACCCGAACAAGAACGAGGTCGCCGCCGCCCAGCTGTACTTCGCGGAGCGGACCCGCCAGGCGGAGCTCGCGCACAGCCCGTTCATGGTGCCGTCCACGTTCGCCGGCGCACTGGAGTTGGCGGCGCGTCAGGCCCGCGAGTTGGAGTCGGTCCGCGCGGAGAACACGGACCTGGTCGCGACGAACGCGAAGCTGTCGCCGAAGGCTCGGGTCGCCGACCAGTACGAGGCGAACCCGGGGATCACGCCGACGGTGTTCCACAAGGCGCACTTCCCGGGCGTCGGGGAGCGGGACTTCTTCGAGCACCTGTACCGCAAGGACTACCTGCTGGATCAGCGGAACACGCGCTGGGACGACCGGAAGCAGGAGTGGAAGGACGGTACGGAGCACGCGCACCCGACAGCGAAGGGGAAGCGGTACTTCTACCTGGCGCCCCGGCTGGACCGGAATGGGGTGCGCCGTCAGCAGACGCTGGTGATTCCGGGCGAGGCCGAGCTGGACTTGGTGGCTGCGCTGGAGCGGGATGGTCTGCCGTCGCGGAACCGGCCGGCTCTGCCAGGTGCGGATGTGGTGGAGCTGTCGCAGCAGCGCCGGATCGGTGGCGTCCGATGA
- a CDS encoding tyrosine-type recombinase/integrase, with protein sequence MAGYIEDRWYKKDAQGKRTVPTERCNQGKRYRVAGVPGVRDRSFDKVTGVGGAKAWLAKAQHESTRGEFIDPRDGNILLREYVEDHWWPDQDYADPITSMTIKGKVWNHILTHLGSKPLNGIKTPQLRAWLKTLNAQLGAGTVNDVWGALSAILQAAVDDERITKNYCRSQKTVRPPTRPEPRASAWTRDRVLAVRASIDPRVQLMVDLGVGAGLRQGEVFGLAPGDVDHEAQVIHVQRQIKKVGSKLVYALPKGRKTRTVPVAAHLLVRVSEHLERWPAKAVELPWGDPDEEGTEKELKERAPRTFELLFTAAQGGAWRRDYFNDVFWKPALEAAGLIDPPEVSKRAIAGRPGRFRTVRRYAENREMGFHSLRHTFASVQLDARESVVSVSKWLGHADPSITLRIYAHMMPEADGRGRTAMQNWFEGPPKKISPAAPRGVEAPRSGADSAPGAEVVVDGEKVPVPA encoded by the coding sequence GTGGCGGGGTACATCGAGGACCGCTGGTACAAGAAGGACGCCCAGGGCAAGCGCACAGTCCCGACCGAGCGCTGCAATCAGGGGAAGCGGTACCGCGTCGCCGGGGTGCCGGGCGTGCGCGACCGCAGCTTCGACAAGGTGACGGGTGTGGGGGGCGCCAAGGCGTGGCTGGCCAAGGCGCAGCACGAGTCGACGCGCGGTGAGTTCATCGACCCGCGCGACGGGAACATCCTGCTCCGCGAGTACGTCGAGGACCACTGGTGGCCCGACCAGGACTACGCGGACCCGATCACCAGCATGACCATCAAGGGCAAGGTGTGGAACCACATCCTGACCCACCTCGGATCCAAGCCCCTCAACGGGATCAAGACCCCCCAGCTGCGGGCGTGGCTGAAGACGCTCAACGCCCAGCTCGGCGCGGGCACGGTGAACGACGTGTGGGGCGCACTGTCGGCCATCTTGCAGGCCGCGGTCGACGACGAGCGGATCACCAAGAACTACTGCCGCTCACAGAAGACGGTGCGGCCGCCGACGAGGCCTGAGCCCCGAGCCAGCGCGTGGACACGGGACCGCGTGCTTGCGGTGCGGGCGTCCATCGATCCCCGGGTGCAGCTCATGGTCGACTTGGGTGTCGGCGCCGGGCTGCGGCAGGGCGAGGTGTTCGGGCTCGCTCCCGGGGACGTCGACCATGAGGCCCAAGTGATCCATGTGCAGAGGCAGATAAAGAAGGTCGGGTCGAAACTCGTCTACGCGCTGCCGAAGGGCCGCAAGACGCGCACCGTTCCGGTCGCCGCCCATCTGCTGGTCCGGGTGAGCGAGCACCTGGAGCGGTGGCCGGCGAAGGCGGTGGAGCTGCCGTGGGGTGATCCCGACGAGGAGGGTACGGAGAAGGAGTTGAAGGAGCGGGCGCCGCGCACGTTCGAGCTGCTGTTCACCGCGGCGCAGGGCGGGGCCTGGCGGCGGGACTACTTCAACGACGTCTTCTGGAAGCCGGCGCTGGAGGCGGCCGGGCTGATCGATCCGCCCGAGGTGTCGAAGAGGGCGATCGCGGGGAGGCCGGGCAGGTTCCGGACGGTGAGGCGGTACGCGGAGAACCGGGAGATGGGCTTTCACTCGCTGCGGCACACGTTCGCCAGTGTGCAGCTGGACGCACGGGAGTCGGTTGTGTCAGTCTCGAAGTGGCTGGGCCATGCGGATCCGTCGATCACTCTCCGGATCTATGCGCACATGATGCCCGAGGCTGATGGCCGGGGCCGCACCGCGATGCAGAACTGGTTTGAGGGCCCCCCGAAAAAGATCTCCCCAGCCGCTCCCCGGGGAGTGGAAGCCCCGCGATCGGGGGCGGATTCCGCGCCGGGGGCCGAGGTCGTAGTGGACGGCGAGAAGGTCCCAGTACCGGCCTGA
- a CDS encoding 3' terminal RNA ribose 2'-O-methyltransferase Hen1, producing the protein MFLTISTTGTPERPATDLGYLLHKHPENAQTFSTSYGTAHVLYPEASDERCTAALLLEVDAVSLVRRGKGKGRGGAPDAALAQYVNDRPYAASSLLAVALSAVFSSAMKGQCRAKPELPGEARPLSIEVPALPARGGADLVRSLFEPLGWTVTAEPVALDTEFPEWGDSRYVRLHLESDTLTLAEALRHLYVLLPVLDDAKHYWVAPDEVDKLLRAGEGWLPAHPEQKLITSRYLSRRWSLTRQAMERLELVRLAEADDSEVEEIDNAVEDETEAEPEEKPTSLGVQRRDAIIAALKTAGATRVLDLGCGQGQLVQALLKDPAFTDIVGVDVSMRALTIASRRLKLDRMGERQASRVKLLQGSLAYTDKRLKGYDAAVLCEVVEHLDLPRLPALEYAVFGAARPRTVLVTTPNVEYNVRWESLPAGHSRHSDHRFEWTREEFRSWAEKVAERHGYEAEFVPVGPDDPEVGPPTQMAVFTRGTGTGDDAATTTMTTSEKKEAEAA; encoded by the coding sequence GTGTTCCTGACGATCAGCACCACCGGCACTCCCGAACGCCCCGCGACCGACCTCGGCTACCTGCTGCACAAGCATCCCGAGAACGCGCAGACGTTCTCCACCTCCTACGGCACCGCGCACGTACTCTACCCCGAGGCGTCCGACGAGCGCTGCACGGCCGCGCTGCTGCTGGAGGTCGATGCGGTCTCACTGGTCCGGCGCGGCAAGGGCAAGGGGCGCGGCGGGGCGCCCGACGCGGCGCTGGCGCAGTACGTCAACGACCGTCCGTACGCCGCCTCTTCGCTGCTCGCGGTCGCGCTCAGCGCGGTGTTCAGCAGTGCCATGAAGGGCCAGTGCCGGGCGAAGCCCGAACTCCCGGGCGAGGCACGTCCGTTGAGCATCGAGGTGCCCGCGCTCCCGGCCCGGGGCGGTGCCGATCTCGTACGGAGCCTCTTCGAGCCGCTCGGCTGGACGGTGACGGCCGAACCGGTCGCGCTGGACACGGAGTTCCCGGAGTGGGGCGACTCCCGGTACGTGCGTCTGCACCTGGAGTCCGACACGCTGACCCTTGCCGAGGCGCTGCGTCACCTGTACGTACTGCTGCCGGTCCTCGACGACGCCAAGCACTACTGGGTCGCACCCGACGAGGTCGACAAACTGCTGCGGGCCGGCGAGGGCTGGCTGCCCGCGCACCCGGAGCAAAAGCTGATCACCAGCCGCTATCTGTCCCGGCGTTGGTCGCTGACCCGGCAGGCGATGGAACGGCTGGAACTGGTCCGGCTGGCCGAGGCCGACGACAGCGAGGTCGAGGAGATCGACAACGCGGTCGAGGACGAGACGGAGGCGGAGCCGGAGGAGAAGCCGACGTCGCTCGGCGTACAGCGCCGGGACGCGATCATCGCGGCGCTGAAGACGGCCGGGGCCACCCGGGTGCTCGATCTCGGGTGCGGACAGGGCCAGTTGGTGCAGGCGCTGCTCAAGGACCCGGCGTTCACCGACATCGTCGGTGTGGACGTGTCGATGCGCGCGCTCACCATCGCCTCGCGGCGGCTGAAGCTGGACCGGATGGGGGAGCGGCAGGCGTCGCGCGTCAAGCTGCTCCAGGGCTCGCTCGCCTACACCGACAAGCGGCTCAAGGGGTACGACGCCGCCGTACTGTGCGAGGTCGTCGAACACCTCGACCTGCCGCGGCTGCCGGCCCTGGAGTACGCCGTGTTCGGCGCCGCCCGCCCCCGTACGGTCCTCGTGACGACGCCGAACGTCGAGTACAACGTCCGCTGGGAGTCCCTCCCGGCCGGCCACAGTCGCCACAGCGACCACCGCTTCGAGTGGACGCGGGAGGAGTTCCGCTCCTGGGCGGAGAAGGTGGCCGAACGGCACGGGTACGAGGCGGAGTTCGTGCCTGTCGGCCCGGACGACCCGGAGGTCGGTCCGCCGACCCAGATGGCCGTGTTCACGAGGGGGACCGGGACCGGTGACGATGCGGCGACCACGACCATGACCACGAGCGAGAAGAAGGAGGCGGAGGCAGCATGA
- a CDS encoding M1 family metallopeptidase produces the protein MSSLPAWSSRTALRLLVVMLALLVTAASTVTGAVTAGAVTAGAAATPDRLRYDVNMRGDSDGSHWTGRQQVSFRNASERPLREVYVRLWGNGDDGCGTPGRPSPVRVSMVRGGAPGPLTVNCTALRITLPKPLAHGARTAIAFDVSITVPGRNNRFGREGAFRFLGNALPVLAVHDAKGWHLDPYVSYGESFYTLASDFRVRLDHPSALKVPATGRTWTRAGRPGRTVTHSVAQRVRDFAWAAGPFRTAIQTSPGGVRVKSYWSPDTPAAGVRLNRKDGVAAVDLFSKEFGRYPYGEIDLVMTHRFAGGMEYPGLVVLGTTEEGSATVHEVAHQWWYGIVGNDEYHSPWLDESFAQYANARYYGWDGFDCSDDSWPSPTAALTNSMAYWSAHRDEYFQVVYGTGPCALAGLERVLGAGTMARFIKKYAHDHWYGVSTTAAFKRAAQSMTHRDLGPFWRKHRIR, from the coding sequence ATGTCGTCGCTGCCCGCCTGGTCGTCAAGAACCGCTCTCCGTCTGCTGGTCGTCATGCTCGCGCTGCTGGTGACAGCTGCCTCCACGGTGACCGGAGCCGTCACCGCCGGAGCCGTCACCGCCGGGGCCGCGGCGACACCCGACCGCCTCCGCTACGACGTGAATATGCGCGGCGATTCCGACGGCTCCCACTGGACGGGCCGGCAACAGGTGTCGTTCCGCAACGCCTCCGAGCGCCCCCTGCGCGAGGTGTACGTGCGCCTGTGGGGCAACGGCGACGACGGGTGCGGCACGCCCGGCAGGCCGTCTCCCGTCAGGGTGTCCATGGTGCGCGGTGGCGCTCCGGGCCCCCTCACCGTGAACTGCACGGCGCTGCGCATCACCCTGCCGAAGCCGCTCGCACACGGCGCGCGGACGGCCATCGCCTTCGACGTGTCCATCACCGTGCCTGGCCGGAACAACCGCTTCGGCCGCGAGGGCGCGTTCCGCTTCCTGGGCAACGCGCTGCCGGTCCTCGCCGTGCACGACGCGAAGGGGTGGCACCTCGATCCGTACGTGTCGTACGGCGAGAGCTTCTACACACTGGCGAGCGACTTCCGGGTGCGCCTCGACCACCCGTCGGCCCTCAAGGTCCCGGCGACCGGCCGCACTTGGACCCGCGCCGGCCGGCCCGGGCGTACGGTCACCCACAGCGTCGCCCAGCGGGTCCGGGACTTCGCGTGGGCGGCGGGCCCGTTCCGCACCGCGATCCAGACCTCGCCGGGCGGCGTGCGCGTGAAGTCGTACTGGTCGCCCGACACACCCGCCGCGGGCGTCCGCCTCAACCGCAAGGACGGCGTCGCCGCCGTCGACCTGTTCAGCAAGGAGTTCGGCCGCTATCCGTACGGCGAGATCGACCTCGTGATGACCCACAGGTTCGCCGGCGGCATGGAATACCCCGGCCTGGTCGTCCTCGGCACCACGGAGGAGGGCAGCGCCACCGTCCACGAGGTCGCCCACCAGTGGTGGTACGGCATCGTGGGCAACGACGAGTACCACTCGCCCTGGCTGGACGAGAGTTTCGCCCAGTACGCCAACGCGCGCTACTACGGCTGGGACGGGTTCGACTGCTCGGACGACTCCTGGCCGAGCCCCACCGCCGCACTCACCAACTCGATGGCCTACTGGTCCGCACACCGTGACGAGTACTTCCAGGTCGTGTACGGGACCGGCCCCTGCGCCCTGGCCGGCCTGGAACGCGTCCTCGGGGCCGGCACCATGGCGCGGTTCATCAAGAAGTACGCCCACGACCACTGGTACGGCGTCTCCACCACCGCCGCCTTCAAAAGGGCCGCACAGTCCATGACGCACAGGGACCTCGGCCCCTTCTGGCGGAAGCACCGCATCCGCTGA
- a CDS encoding LLM class F420-dependent oxidoreductase: MDLRIFTEPQQGATYDTLLTVAKATEELGFDAFFRSDHYLHMGDGDGQPGPTDAWITLAGLARETKRIRLGTLMTAATFRLPGVLAIQVAQVDQMSGGRVELGLGAGWFEEEHKAYGIPFPQEKFARLEEQLAIVTGLWGTKAGETFSHHGTHYDLTDSPALPKPAQARIPVLIGGHGAARTPRLTARYADEFNMPFGSIEDTERQFGRVRAAAEEAGRKADDLTYSNALVVCVGRDDQEVARRAASIGREVDELKANGLAGSPAEVVERIGRYAEVGSQRMYLQILDLDDLDHLELISSQVQSQLS; the protein is encoded by the coding sequence ATGGACCTTCGCATCTTCACCGAACCCCAGCAAGGCGCGACCTACGACACCCTGCTCACCGTGGCGAAGGCCACCGAGGAGCTGGGTTTTGATGCATTTTTCCGCTCGGACCATTACCTCCACATGGGCGACGGGGACGGCCAGCCCGGCCCTACCGACGCCTGGATCACCCTCGCCGGACTCGCCCGCGAGACGAAGCGCATCCGCCTCGGCACCCTGATGACGGCCGCCACCTTCCGTCTCCCCGGCGTCCTCGCCATCCAGGTCGCGCAGGTCGACCAGATGTCCGGCGGCCGGGTCGAACTCGGCCTGGGCGCGGGCTGGTTCGAGGAGGAGCACAAGGCGTACGGCATCCCGTTCCCGCAGGAGAAGTTCGCCCGCCTCGAAGAGCAGCTCGCGATCGTCACCGGCCTGTGGGGGACCAAGGCCGGCGAGACGTTCAGCCACCACGGCACGCACTACGACCTCACCGACTCCCCGGCCCTCCCCAAGCCCGCCCAGGCCAGGATCCCCGTACTCATCGGTGGCCACGGCGCGGCCCGTACCCCACGGCTGACCGCGCGGTACGCCGACGAGTTCAACATGCCCTTCGGGTCGATCGAGGACACCGAGCGCCAGTTCGGCCGGGTGCGTGCGGCGGCCGAGGAGGCGGGCCGCAAGGCGGACGACCTGACGTACTCGAACGCGCTCGTGGTCTGCGTCGGCAGGGACGACCAGGAAGTGGCCCGCCGAGCCGCCTCGATCGGCCGCGAGGTCGACGAACTGAAGGCCAACGGACTGGCGGGGTCCCCGGCCGAGGTCGTGGAGAGGATCGGCAGGTACGCGGAGGTCGGCTCCCAGCGGATGTACCTCCAGATCCTCGACCTCGACGACCTGGACCACCTGGAGCTGATCTCCTCGCAGGTGCAGTCCCAGCTGTCGTAA
- a CDS encoding DUF6099 family protein, with the protein MDAVQLILTSRHALAISEGVAETLAEVWQAQALAQAIGSRLAVTGPPELRGEALGLTELAGRGCGVLDEPRLAVGALRAAQLTGLGDARQTLLCLGNLLGEAGIALVGIASAADDETTYWQCMESIDAADESRDRVLEMLRKLAAREAAGGAERVAG; encoded by the coding sequence ATGGACGCGGTGCAGCTCATTCTGACGAGCAGACATGCCCTCGCGATCAGCGAGGGTGTGGCGGAGACCCTGGCAGAGGTGTGGCAGGCGCAGGCCCTCGCACAGGCGATAGGCAGCCGCCTCGCAGTCACCGGACCACCCGAACTGCGGGGCGAGGCACTGGGGTTGACCGAACTGGCGGGCCGAGGCTGCGGCGTACTGGACGAACCGCGCCTCGCCGTCGGCGCTTTACGCGCGGCCCAGCTCACCGGGCTGGGTGACGCCCGCCAGACCCTCCTCTGCCTCGGCAACCTCCTCGGCGAAGCCGGCATAGCCCTGGTCGGTATCGCCAGCGCGGCGGACGACGAGACGACGTACTGGCAGTGCATGGAATCGATCGACGCGGCGGACGAGTCCCGCGACCGGGTCCTGGAGATGCTCCGCAAACTGGCGGCCAGGGAGGCGGCGGGCGGAGCGGAGCGGGTCGCGGGCTAG
- a CDS encoding nucleotide pyrophosphohydrolase, translated as MTDQEHAEDSDQLDVAKLQRRLADFAAARNWQPFHTPKNLAAALSVEASELVEIFQWLTPEESARVMDDPDSAHRVTDEVADVLAYLLQLCEVLGIDALAALAAKIDRNERRFPKAE; from the coding sequence GTGACAGACCAAGAACACGCCGAAGACTCCGACCAGTTGGACGTGGCCAAACTCCAGCGCAGGCTGGCCGACTTCGCGGCGGCACGGAACTGGCAGCCGTTCCACACCCCGAAGAACCTCGCCGCCGCGCTCAGCGTCGAGGCGTCCGAACTGGTCGAGATCTTCCAGTGGTTGACGCCCGAGGAGTCGGCACGGGTGATGGACGACCCGGACTCCGCCCATCGGGTGACCGACGAGGTCGCCGACGTGCTCGCGTATCTGCTCCAGCTGTGCGAGGTGCTCGGGATCGACGCGCTGGCCGCCCTCGCCGCGAAGATCGACCGCAACGAACGGAGGTTCCCGAAAGCAGAATAG
- a CDS encoding ATP-binding protein — MTLSLDLPPSPATAEQETARPDRPSVTELRLAAYAGHRQARFPLGRLTLLAGPSGGGKSTALRAYESLARLGSGAAVGEAFRDPAACVPERARPDAQSRRGFRIGCTADGPEGPVRLDVAVQAEPELRIVGERLTAGGVVLLETALRDPGRRTVQAAWYTAGSASVTRAPMPDDRLGTALLPLRVAGKTDGQRQVIAAAEQMVVALRSVFACDPRPDRMRAAVPVDSGRLLPGCDNLAEVFWRTRSECTIRHGLLVAAVREGCAGPVRDVRADEVADGRVRAVLDRGDGLLTRFGRLGDGELRFAGLALVLLTGPGVLAVDQPGEVPDALQTLTVLADGFDRALDVRQREQLLRLAARMCDRGHIRLLGTVSDASWAEGVPGVTVVHLEP, encoded by the coding sequence ATGACCCTCTCGCTGGACTTACCGCCCTCCCCTGCCACCGCGGAACAGGAGACGGCGCGTCCCGACCGGCCGAGCGTCACCGAACTGAGGCTGGCCGCCTACGCGGGGCACCGACAGGCCAGGTTCCCGCTCGGGCGGCTCACCCTCCTCGCCGGTCCGAGCGGCGGCGGCAAGTCGACAGCGCTCAGGGCGTACGAGTCGCTGGCCCGGCTCGGCTCAGGCGCCGCCGTCGGCGAGGCGTTCCGGGACCCGGCCGCCTGCGTACCGGAACGCGCCCGCCCAGACGCCCAGAGCCGACGCGGCTTCCGCATCGGCTGTACGGCGGACGGTCCCGAGGGTCCCGTACGGCTCGATGTCGCCGTCCAGGCCGAACCCGAACTGCGCATCGTGGGCGAGCGGTTGACCGCCGGGGGAGTGGTCCTGCTGGAGACGGCGCTGCGCGATCCCGGCCGGCGCACCGTCCAGGCCGCCTGGTACACCGCAGGTTCCGCGTCGGTCACCCGCGCCCCGATGCCGGACGACCGGCTCGGCACGGCCCTGTTGCCGCTTCGGGTGGCCGGGAAGACGGACGGACAGCGCCAGGTCATCGCCGCCGCCGAGCAGATGGTCGTCGCCCTGCGCTCCGTCTTCGCCTGTGATCCCCGGCCGGACCGGATGCGCGCGGCGGTCCCCGTCGACAGCGGGCGGCTCCTGCCGGGCTGCGACAACCTGGCCGAGGTTTTCTGGCGCACCCGGTCCGAATGCACCATCCGGCACGGTCTGTTGGTCGCCGCCGTCCGCGAGGGCTGTGCGGGCCCGGTCAGGGACGTTCGGGCCGACGAGGTCGCCGACGGCCGTGTCCGGGCCGTACTCGACCGGGGCGACGGACTGCTCACCCGCTTCGGCAGGCTGGGCGACGGCGAGTTGCGGTTCGCGGGACTGGCGCTGGTCCTGCTGACCGGGCCCGGCGTACTGGCCGTCGACCAGCCCGGCGAGGTACCCGACGCCCTCCAGACGCTCACGGTCCTGGCCGACGGCTTCGACCGGGCCCTCGACGTCCGGCAGCGCGAGCAACTCCTGCGGCTGGCGGCCCGGATGTGCGACCGCGGTCATATCCGCCTCCTCGGGACGGTGAGCGACGCGTCCTGGGCGGAGGGGGTGCCGGGGGTGACGGTGGTACACCTGGAGCCGTGA
- a CDS encoding cell division protein SepF, with protein MNSHDVTDEQWEGLAQVVPLRGRDAWPSAVGHRSMPEAQTEARRRFVVLRVNVFADAREVAETLMAGIPVLLDLTGAEADTAKRVLDFSTGVVFGLASGMHRVDRNVFLLTPPGTEVGGLMGGAGIPGH; from the coding sequence ATGAACAGCCACGATGTCACCGACGAACAGTGGGAGGGGCTCGCCCAGGTAGTACCGCTGAGAGGCCGGGACGCCTGGCCGTCCGCGGTGGGCCACCGGTCGATGCCCGAGGCGCAGACCGAGGCCAGGCGGCGTTTCGTCGTCCTGCGCGTCAATGTCTTCGCGGACGCGCGCGAGGTCGCCGAGACGCTGATGGCGGGCATACCGGTGCTCCTCGATCTGACGGGCGCCGAGGCGGACACCGCCAAGCGGGTCCTCGATTTCAGCACGGGCGTCGTCTTCGGCCTGGCGAGCGGGATGCACCGGGTCGACCGGAACGTGTTCCTTCTCACCCCGCCCGGCACCGAGGTCGGCGGACTCATGGGAGGAGCGGGCATCCCGGGGCACTGA